In Trifolium pratense cultivar HEN17-A07 linkage group LG7, ARS_RC_1.1, whole genome shotgun sequence, a genomic segment contains:
- the LOC123897008 gene encoding proteasome subunit beta type-5-like isoform X2 produces the protein MKLDTSGLESFPSLILHGNDVAGEISAPPSFDLPNSNDFDGFLKEAIQMVKPAKGTTTLAFIFKEGVMVAADSRASMGGYISSQSVKKIIEINPYMLGTMAGGAADCQFWHRNLGIKCRLHELANKRRISVTGASKLLANILYSYRGMGLSVGTMIAGWDETGPGLYYVDSEGGRLKGTRFSVGSGSPYAYGVLDSGYKYDMSIEEASELARRAIYHATFRDGASGGVASVYYVGPTGWKKLSGDDVGELHYHYNPVTPSTTVEQEMVDAAAA, from the exons ATGAAGCTTGATACAAGTGGTCTTGAATCGTTCCCTTCACTGATTTTACATGGAAACGATGTCGCCGGAGAAATCTCCGCACCTCCATCATTCGACCTTCCCAATTCCAACGAT TTCGATGGGTTCCTTAAAGAAGCTATTCAGATGGTGAAACCCGCTAAGGGTACTACGACTCTTGCTTTTATATTTAAGGAGGGTGTTATGGTAGCTGCAGATTCTCGTGCTAGCATGGGAGGATATATAT catcACAGTCTGTGAAGAAAATTATTGAAATCAATCCTTACATGCTTGGGACAATGGCTGGAGGTGCTGCTGATTGCCAGTTTTGGCATAGGAATCTCGGCATCAAG TGTCGCTTGCATGAGTTGGCAAATAAAAGAAGAATTTCAGTAACAGGAGCCTCCAAGTTACTTGCAAATATTTTATACTCTTACCGTGGAATGGGGTTATCTGTTGGTACCATGATTGCTGGATGGGATGAGACG GGTCCTGGTCTATATTATGTTGatagtgaaggaggaagacTTAAAGGCACCAGATTCTCTGTAGGATCTGGTTCACCATATGCTTATGGTGTATTGGACAGCGG GTACAAATATGACATGTCAATTGAGGAAGCTTCTGAATTGGCTCGACGAGCAATTTATCATGCCACATTTCGTGATGGTGCTAGTGGTGGAGTTGCTAGCG TTTACTACGTGGGACCAACTGGATGGAAGAAATTGTCCGGTGATGATGTTGGTGAACTTCACTACCATTACAATCCAGTTACCCCAAGCACCACCGTGGAGCAAGAAATGGTTGACGCTGCTGCAGCTTGA
- the LOC123897009 gene encoding ribonuclease J — translation MAALTSLPPFPHTLLFLRSKSTRFSVSASALPASGKDGSNSRVPQTRRRKIEGPRKSMEDSVQRKMEQFYEGNDGPPLRVLPIGGLGEIGMNCMLVGNHDRYILIDAGIMFPDYDDLGVQKIIPDTTFIRKWSHKIEALVITHGHEDHIGALPWVIPALDPNTPIFASSFTMELIKKRLKEHGIFLTSRLKIFRTKNKFVAGPFEIEPIRVTHSIPDCCGLVLRCSDGTILHTGDWKIDETPLDGKVFDREALEELSKEGVTLMMSDSTNVLSPGRTTSESVVADSLLRHISESKGRVITTQFASNLHRIGSVKAAADLTGRKLVFVGMSLRTYLEAAWKDGKAPFDPSTLVKAEDIDAYAPKDLLIVTTGSQAEPRAALNLASYGSSHAFKLTKEDIVLYSAKVIPGNENRVMEMMNRISEIGSTIVMGSNKFLHTSGHAYRGELEEVLRIVKPQHFLPVHGEYLFLKEHESLGKSTGIHHTAVIKNGEMLGVSHLRNRKVLSNGFISLGKENLQLKYSDGDKAFGTSSELCIDERLRIALDGIIVISMEISRPKNLESLAENTLKGKIRITTRCLWLDKGKLLDALHKAAHAALSSCPVKSPLAHMERTVSEVLRKMVRKYSGKRPEVIAIATENPGAVFADEINKKLSGKSHVGPGVPTLRKKVDEHRKENQSTKLQTRDDDIDIEGLLPEKDTTTSRAEGDLPDSEDSVEFWKQFIASSVEKSNKANNGYVSRKKYKSNVKKDDSEAIDEAKSEEMSNAEPESSKSVKKNKWKAEEVKKLIDLRSDLRDRFKVVKGRMALWEEISQSLLADGISRSPAQCKSLWTSLVLKYEDIKNGKDTRKNWQYLEDMEKILSSDEEPATN, via the exons atGGCGGCTCTTACCTCTCTCCCTCCTTTTCCCCACACTCTCCTCTTCCTCCGCTCAAAATCAACCAGATTTTCCGTTTCAGCTTCAGCGCTCCCAGCCTCAG GAAAAGATGGATCTAATTCTAGAGTGCCTCAGACAAGAAGGAGAAAAATCGAAGGTCCACGAAAAAGTATGGAAGATTCTGTTCAACGCAAGATGGAGCAATTTTATGAAGGAAACGATGGACCGCCTTTACGTGTTCTTCCTATTGGTGGTTTAGGTGAAATTGGAATGAATTGTATGCTTGTAGGGAATCATGACCGTTATATTCTCATCGATGCTGGTATCATGTTTCCTGA CTATGATGACCTTGGAGTGCAAAAGATTATACCTGATACAACATTTATAAGAAAATGGAGCCACAAAATTGAAGCGCTTGTTATAACGCATGGTCATGAAGATCATATCGGTGCCTTGCCTTGG GTCATCCCAGCATTGGATCCCAATACACCAATTTTTGCATCATCCTTTACAATGGAG CTTATAAAAAAACGTTTGAAGGAACATGGTATTTTTCTTACATCTAGACTCAAAATATTTAGAACAAAGAACAAGTTTGTGGCTGGACCATTTGAGATAGAACCTATCAGGGTGACTCATTCTATTCCTGACTGTTGTGGATTGGTTCTTCGTTGTTCCGATGGTACCATTCTTCACACTGGGGATTGGAAG ATTGACGAAACACCACTTGATGGGAAAGTTTTTGATCGAGAGGCTTTAGAGGAACTCTCTAAAGAAGGAGTAACATTG ATGATGAGCGATTCAACAAATGTGCTCTCACCTGGAAGGACAACAAGTGAATCTGTTGTAGCAGATTCATTATTGAGGCATATTTCAGAATCCAAAGGAAGAGTTATTACAACCCAGTTTGCATCAAATCTACACAGGATTGGAAGTGTGAAAGCTGCTGCTGATTTAACTGGCAGAAAGTTG gTATTTGTTGGCATGTCTTTAAGGACATACTTAGAAGCAGCTTGGAAGGATGGAAAGGCTCCATTTGATCCATCCACTCTG GTGAAAGCAGAGGATATTGATGCTTATGCACCTAAGGATCTGCTTATTGTAACAACAGGATCTCAA GCAGAGCCACGTGCTGCCTTAAATCTTGCATCTTATGGAAGTAGCCATGCTTTCAAACTAACCAAGGAAGATATCGTTTTGTATTCTGCTAAG GTTATCCCCGGTAATGAGAATCGTGTGATGGAAATGATGAATCGCATATCAGAGATTGGATCAACAATAGTTATGGGGAGCAATAAATTTTTGCACACATCTGGTCATGCATATCGTGGAGAATTG GAGGAAGTGCTTAGAATAGTGAAGCCGCAACATTTTCTTCCTGTACATGGAGAATACTTGTTCCTCAAGGAGCATGAGTCACTTGGAAAATCAACCGGCATTCATCATACTGCT GTTATTAAGAATGGAGAAATGCTTGGTGTTTCACATTTGAGAAACAGAAAGGTTCTTTCTAATGGTTTCATTTCCCTTGGAAAAGAGAATTTACAG TTGAAATATAGCGACGGCGACAAAGCATTTGGTACATCCAGTGAACTCTGCATTGATGAAAGATTGAGAATTGCGTTAGATGGCATCATTGTGATTAG CATGGAAATATCTCGCCCtaaaaatttagaaagtttGGCCGAAAACACCTTAAAAGGGAAGATAAGAATTACCACCAGATGCCTATGGCTCGACAAAGGGAAGCTGTTAGATGCACTACATAAAGCTGCTCATGCAGCTCTTTCTAGCTGTCCCGTTAAAAGTCCACTGGCTCACATGGAAAGAACTGTGTCTGAAGTGTTGAGGAAGATGGTGAGGAAGTACAGTGGTAAACGGCCTGAAGTAATTGCCATTGCCACAGAAAATCCCGGAGCTGTTTTTGCTGATGagataaacaaaaaattgtctGGCAAATCCCACGTTGGTCCTGGAGTaccaacattaagaaaaaaagtGGATGAACATAGAAAGGAAAACCAGTCCACCAAACTGCAAACAAGAG ATGATGACATTGATATTGAAGGACTATTACCCGAGAAAGACACCACTACAAGTCGAGCTGAGGGCGATTTACCTGACTCGGAGGATTCGGTTGAATTTTGGAAACAATTCATTGCATCATCGGTTGAGAAGTCAAACAAAGCTAACAATGGTTATGTTTCACGAAAAAAGTATAAGTCCAATGTGAAGAAAGATGATTCTGAAGCCATCGATGAAGCCAAGTCTGAAGAAATGTCTAATGCTGAGCCAGAGTCTTCGAAATcagtaaagaaaaataaatggaaaGCTGAGGAAGTTAAGAAGCTGATTGATTTACGGAGTGACCTCCGCGACAGATTTAAAGTTGTGAAGGGACGGATGGCTCTCTGGGAAGAAATATCTCAGAGCTTGTTGGCTGATGGGATCAGCAGAAGTCCTGCACAATGCAAATCTCTATGGACATCCTTGGTACTGAAATATGAG GACATCAAGAATGGGAAGGATACCAGAAAAAATTGGCAATATCTTGAGGACATGGAAAAGATATTGTCTAGTGACGAAGAACCCGCAACAAATTGA
- the LOC123897008 gene encoding proteasome subunit beta type-5-like isoform X1, which yields MKLDTSGLESFPSLILHGNDVAGEISAPPSFDLPNSNDFDGFLKEAIQMVKPAKGTTTLAFIFKEGVMVAADSRASMGGYICECLSTLLFGTGRVLCYLLLIKQFFFFFIASQSVKKIIEINPYMLGTMAGGAADCQFWHRNLGIKCRLHELANKRRISVTGASKLLANILYSYRGMGLSVGTMIAGWDETGPGLYYVDSEGGRLKGTRFSVGSGSPYAYGVLDSGYKYDMSIEEASELARRAIYHATFRDGASGGVASVYYVGPTGWKKLSGDDVGELHYHYNPVTPSTTVEQEMVDAAAA from the exons ATGAAGCTTGATACAAGTGGTCTTGAATCGTTCCCTTCACTGATTTTACATGGAAACGATGTCGCCGGAGAAATCTCCGCACCTCCATCATTCGACCTTCCCAATTCCAACGAT TTCGATGGGTTCCTTAAAGAAGCTATTCAGATGGTGAAACCCGCTAAGGGTACTACGACTCTTGCTTTTATATTTAAGGAGGGTGTTATGGTAGCTGCAGATTCTCGTGCTAGCATGGGAGGATATATATGTGAGTGTTTATCAACTCTTTTGTTTGGTACTGGTAGGGTTTTATGTTACTTGCTTCTTattaaacagtttttttttttttttatagcatcACAGTCTGTGAAGAAAATTATTGAAATCAATCCTTACATGCTTGGGACAATGGCTGGAGGTGCTGCTGATTGCCAGTTTTGGCATAGGAATCTCGGCATCAAG TGTCGCTTGCATGAGTTGGCAAATAAAAGAAGAATTTCAGTAACAGGAGCCTCCAAGTTACTTGCAAATATTTTATACTCTTACCGTGGAATGGGGTTATCTGTTGGTACCATGATTGCTGGATGGGATGAGACG GGTCCTGGTCTATATTATGTTGatagtgaaggaggaagacTTAAAGGCACCAGATTCTCTGTAGGATCTGGTTCACCATATGCTTATGGTGTATTGGACAGCGG GTACAAATATGACATGTCAATTGAGGAAGCTTCTGAATTGGCTCGACGAGCAATTTATCATGCCACATTTCGTGATGGTGCTAGTGGTGGAGTTGCTAGCG TTTACTACGTGGGACCAACTGGATGGAAGAAATTGTCCGGTGATGATGTTGGTGAACTTCACTACCATTACAATCCAGTTACCCCAAGCACCACCGTGGAGCAAGAAATGGTTGACGCTGCTGCAGCTTGA